A genomic region of Manihot esculenta cultivar AM560-2 chromosome 15, M.esculenta_v8, whole genome shotgun sequence contains the following coding sequences:
- the LOC110601598 gene encoding protein NPGR2, whose protein sequence is MRLKDWTKEWGLGIRGRLWKMMKCIRSGEQLRVEDMAASSESLATRDYSASGYSSRAGEIDTKIDNSNIEEAESSLRESGYLNYEEARALLGRLEYQKGNIEAALQVFDGIDIAAVTSKMKVSLSRRCEQNRRRSQSDAAPTMSMHAITLLLEAIFLKAKSQQGLGRFGEAAQSCKAILDTVESALPEGVPENFSSDCKLQEILNKAVELLPELWILAGAPQEAILSYRLALLYYWNLETETKAKIEKEFAIFLLYSGTEASPPNLRSQMEGSFVPRNNVEEAVLLLMILLRKFANRRIGWDPTIIDHLSFALSVSGELRALARQIEELLPGILERKERYCTLALCYHEDGEAMVALNLLRNLLNNRENPDCILELLLASKICAENMICVEQGMTYTSKAISELQGICGQMVSVANCLLGLLLSTQSRSVPSDSERTSKQSEALEALGTAEKVMRERDPHIIFHLSLENAEQRKLDIALYYAKQLLKLEAGSSVKSYILLARILSAQKRIVDAETVISAALDQTGKWDQGELLLTKARLQIAQGQLKNAIQTYTHLLAVVQVQTKTFGGRKKLLKSRGNHDRRLEMETWHDLAYVYTSLSQWRDAEICLAKSKAINPYSASRWHATGFLYEAKGLHQDALKSFRAALDVDPSHVPSLISTASVLRLLGSQSMPIIRSFLTDALRLDKMNHSAWYNLGLLYKDDASASALEAAECFEAAAVVEESAPVEPFRS, encoded by the exons ATGAGACTTAAGGATTGGACGAAAGAGTGGGGACTCGGCATTAGAGGGAGATTGTGGAAGATGATGAAGTGTATTCGTTCAGGGGAGCAGCTAAGAGTAGAAGACATGGCTGCTTCATCAGAGTCCTTGGCAACTAGGGACTATTCAGCGAGTGGTTATTCCTCTAGAGCTGGTGAGATAGACACAAAGATTGATAATAGCAACATTGAGGAAGCAGAGTCATCTCTTCGTGAGAGTGGTTATCTCAACTATGAG GAGGCAAGAGCATTGTTGGGAAGGCTTGAGTATCAGAAAGGAAATATAGAAGCAGCTCTTCAGGTGTTTGATGGAATTGACATTGCTGCTGTGACTTCCAAGATGAAAGTCTCACTTTCTAGAAGGTGCGAGCAAAATCGACGTCGCTCTCAAAGTGATGCTGCCCCAACCATGTCTATGCATGCTATTACTTTACTCCTTGAAGCTATTTTTCTCAAAGCAAAATCACAGCAGGGtcttggaaggtttggag AAGCTGCTCAATCATGTAAAGCGATTTTGGATACTGTTGAGTCTGCATTGCCAGAAGGTGTGCCTGAAAATTTTTCTAGCGATTGTAAACTACAAGAGATTCTAAACAAAGCTGTTGAATTACTTCCAGAGCTGTGGATACTTGCTGGGGCTCCACAGGAAGCTATCTTATCATACCGGCTGGCACTTCTCTATTATTGGAATCTGGAGACAGAGACGAAAGCAAAGATAGAAAAGGAATTTGCTATTTTTCTTTTGTATAGTGGTACTGAGGCAAGCCCTCCAAATCTCCGTTCACAGATGGAAGGATCATTTGTGCCAAGAAACAATGTAGAAGAGGCTGTTCTTCTGTTGATGATTCTGTTAAGAAAATTTGCTAACAGAAGGATTGGGTGGGACCCAACCATCATTGATCACCTTTCATTTGCCCTGTCTGTTTCCGGGGAACTAAGGGCACTAGCCCGTCAGATAGAGGAGTTGCTTCCAGGAATcctggaaagaaaagaaagatattGCACTCTAGCACTCTGTTATCATGAAGATGGGGAGGCTATGGTGGCTTTGAATCTTTTGAGGAATCTACTTAATAACAGAGAGAACCCAGATTGCATACTGGAATTACTACTAGCTTCAAAGATTTGTGCAGAGAATATGATTTGTGTTGAACAAGGGATGACATACACTTCCAAAGCAATTTCTGAATTGCAAGGTATATGTGGCCAGATGGTAAGCGTTGCAAACTGCTTACTGGGTCTTTTACTGTCAACTCAGTCCAGATCAGTTCCTTCTGATTCTGAGCGGACTTCTAAGCAGTCTGAAGCACTTGAGGCACTTGGAACTGCTGAGAAAGTAATGAGAGAAAGAGATCCGCATATAATTTTTCATCTTAGCCTAGAAAACGCTGAGCAGAGGAAGTTGGACATTGCACTTTATTATGCAAAACAGCTTTTGAAACTGGAGGCTGGATCTAGTGTTAAAAGTTATATCCTTCTGGCTCGAATATTGTCAGCTCAAAAACGGATTGTCGATGCAGAGACAGTAATCAGTGCTGCTCTAGATCAGACTGGGAAGTGGGACCAAGGAGAACTGTTACTAACAAAAGCTAGACTCCAGATTGCACAGGGCCAGTTAAAGAATGCTATACAGACCTATACTCATCTTCTTGCTGTTGTCCAAGTTCAAACTAAAACCTTTGGTGGTAGAAAGAAGCTTCTAAAG AGTAGGGGAAACCATGACAGAAGATTGGAAATGGAAACATGGCATGATCTAGCTTATGTGTATACAAGTTTGTCTCAGTGGCGGGATGCTGAGATCTGTCTTGCAAAATCTAAGGCTATTAATCCTTACTCTGCTTCAAGATGGCACGCCACAG GTTTCCTGTATGAAGCCAAGGGTTTGCACCAAGATGCTCTGAAATCATTCAGGGCAGCACTAGATGTTGATCCCTCGCATGTTCCAAGCTTGATATCTACTGCTAGTGTACTCAGACTGCTTGGCAGCCAATCAATGCCCATTATCAGAAGCTTTCTTACAGATGCTCTTCGACTTGACAAAATGAACCATTCTGCATGGTACAATCTTGGGCTTCTCTACAAGGATGATGCCAGTGCATCAGCACTTGAAGCAGCCGAGTGCTTTGAGGCTGCAGCAGTTGTAGAAGAATCTGCACCAGTTGAACCCTTCAGATCATAA
- the LOC110601599 gene encoding 50S ribosomal protein L28, chloroplastic, whose translation MAMATAAASGFLFANTCSNISFRKSQSPKLSSLKASVNPELGFVTSQLNGVRISYNLTQESKLVSSPSVPSFQPVVARRVCPFTGKRANKANKVSFSNHKTKKLQFVNLQYKKIWWEAGKRYVKLRLSTKALKTIEKNGLDAVAKKAGIDLSKK comes from the exons ATGGCCATGGCGACAGCTGCAGCATCTGGATTCTTGTTCGCAAACACTTGCTCTAACATTTCTTTCCGCAAGTCACAATCCCCAAAGTTGTCCTCTTTGAAGGCCAGTGTGAATCCGGAGTTAGGGTTTGTTACTTCTCAATTGAATGGCGTTAGAATTTCCTACAATCTAACTCAGGAGTCAAAGCTAGTCTCATCTCCTTCAGTTCCTTCTTTTCAACCTGTTGTTGCCC GTAGAGTGTGTCCCTTTACTGGGAAGAGAGCAAACAAGGCAAATAAAGTTTCCTTTTCAAACCACAAGACAAAGAAGTTGCAGTTTGTGAATCTGCAGTACAAGAAGATTTGGTGGGAAGCTGGTAAACGCTATGTTAAACTGAGGTTGTCCACTAAGGCTTTAAAGACTATAGAGAAGAATGGATTGGATGCTGTTGCTAAGAAGGCTGGCATAGATCTTAGCAAGAAGTAG